One window from the genome of candidate division WOR-3 bacterium encodes:
- a CDS encoding sulfite exporter TauE/SafE family protein, giving the protein MPNMIIIGLAIFAIGLVMTMSGRGGGNFYVPLLVIAGLGMHQAAAMGQFILMIAALTGMLVFNKKKMVDWKLALVIDPPTDVMAFVGGYFSSYLSGSTLKIILSVFLVLAGILMLIKVKERPIKKEKKFGYWHRKFGDEEYVVNLWYTIPITALAGLVAGSVGISCGTFKIPLMVLLCGVPMHIAVGTSSAMIAATAIMGFLGHTMRGHFDPEFAIPLAIAAVLAGIFGGKLAIKTKTKYLKLIFAVTTFAAAVFMIINTLKT; this is encoded by the coding sequence ATGCCAAACATGATAATAATTGGTTTAGCAATATTTGCTATAGGTCTTGTAATGACCATGTCTGGAAGGGGCGGCGGAAATTTCTATGTGCCCCTCCTTGTTATTGCAGGTTTGGGAATGCACCAGGCAGCCGCTATGGGTCAGTTTATTCTAATGATTGCTGCGTTGACCGGAATGCTGGTTTTCAACAAAAAAAAGATGGTAGATTGGAAACTGGCTTTGGTTATTGATCCGCCTACTGATGTAATGGCGTTTGTTGGAGGGTACTTCTCCAGTTATTTGAGCGGTTCAACTCTGAAAATAATTCTGTCGGTATTTCTGGTTTTGGCCGGTATTTTAATGCTGATAAAAGTTAAAGAAAGACCTATAAAAAAAGAAAAAAAATTCGGATACTGGCACAGAAAATTTGGAGACGAAGAATATGTTGTCAATTTATGGTATACGATTCCCATTACCGCGCTTGCCGGTCTTGTCGCCGGATCGGTAGGGATATCATGCGGCACATTCAAGATTCCTCTGATGGTTTTACTTTGCGGTGTGCCAATGCATATAGCGGTCGGGACTTCTTCAGCAATGATTGCCGCTACGGCAATAATGGGTTTTCTGGGTCATACGATGCGAGGACACTTTGATCCTGAATTTGCCATTCCCCTGGCAATAGCGGCTGTATTGGCCGGTATATTTGGAGGAAAATTGGCCATAAAAACAAAAACGAAGTATTTAAAGTTGATATTTGCAGTGACAACTTTTGCTGCCGCAGTATTTATGATAATCAATACGCTTAAAACATAA
- a CDS encoding alpha/beta fold hydrolase yields MQIIKTKMNIQLKIKMKNNILMQIVINYIFLVFMTSCHYDGKLSSEIIKSEKFVDIGTHKLRVVVSDIPSKYTIVLESGGGKYSEAYHEIQDTLVKLTGIRVMSYDRSGFGQSELGPDTFNAIDEVNALKKCLEVLGFKNNYILVGHSYGGILVQLFTLQYPELVKGIVLIDPMNVKFVDRFGLDNLNAATPYFENPKENYEKAGNRMVDNFPILLDRLRGYELPTSIPVILITSGNAPFSSDLWRKCHTEMVMNSENHKLIIAEGNNHDILMENPELVLKTIIELTKNIK; encoded by the coding sequence GTGCAAATAATAAAAACTAAAATGAATATTCAGTTAAAAATCAAAATGAAAAATAATATTTTAATGCAAATAGTAATTAACTATATCTTTTTAGTATTTATGACATCTTGTCATTATGATGGAAAACTATCATCCGAAATTATTAAATCAGAAAAATTCGTAGATATAGGTACCCACAAACTTCGAGTGGTTGTATCGGATATTCCAAGCAAATACACTATTGTTTTGGAATCTGGAGGGGGAAAATATTCAGAAGCCTATCATGAAATACAAGATACCTTGGTAAAATTAACAGGTATAAGGGTTATGAGCTACGATCGTTCTGGATTTGGCCAGAGCGAATTGGGACCAGATACTTTCAATGCAATCGATGAGGTAAATGCGCTGAAAAAATGTTTAGAAGTACTGGGATTTAAAAACAACTATATTCTTGTGGGGCATTCATATGGAGGAATTTTAGTACAACTTTTTACACTACAATACCCTGAACTGGTTAAGGGCATTGTTTTAATTGATCCAATGAATGTAAAATTTGTTGACAGATTTGGACTTGATAACCTTAATGCGGCCACACCTTATTTTGAAAATCCCAAAGAGAATTATGAAAAAGCTGGTAATAGAATGGTTGATAACTTTCCAATTTTATTAGATAGATTACGTGGATATGAACTTCCAACAAGTATACCTGTAATTCTCATAACATCAGGTAATGCTCCTTTTTCTTCAGATCTTTGGCGCAAATGTCATACAGAGATGGTGATGAATTCAGAAAATCACAAACTAATTATTGCTGAAGGAAACAATCATGATATATTAATGGAGAATCCAGAATTAGTGTTAAAAACAATAATAGAATTAACCAAGAATATTAAATAA
- a CDS encoding rhodanese-like domain-containing protein, whose translation MNKIDKIMKSMTFDFFGNGKYKIAPSMHLSSTNSVFLDVRSKEELETISFSLVHHMPVLHIPINEIPDRLSEIPRDKTVGIFCSSGVRSTMAYFYLRTLGFENVRIIEGGYAELVDDFKPGKLLKHITQGRQ comes from the coding sequence GTGAACAAGATTGACAAAATCATGAAATCGATGACATTTGATTTTTTTGGAAACGGAAAATATAAAATTGCCCCATCAATGCATCTTTCTTCAACGAATTCTGTTTTTCTGGATGTACGGTCCAAAGAAGAACTGGAAACAATTTCATTTAGCCTTGTACATCACATGCCTGTTCTACATATTCCGATTAATGAGATTCCTGACCGATTATCGGAAATACCCCGGGACAAAACTGTCGGTATTTTTTGCTCTTCCGGAGTTCGCTCCACAATGGCCTATTTTTATTTGAGAACGCTCGGCTTTGAAAATGTGCGAATAATTGAAGGCGGTTACGCCGAACTGGTGGATGATTTTAAACCCGGTAAATTGTTAAAGCATATCACACAGGGCAGACAGTAA